A window of the Kineococcus mangrovi genome harbors these coding sequences:
- a CDS encoding trans-aconitate 2-methyltransferase → MTSPTWDPAQYARFSSPRSRPFHDLVAAIGATAPRTVVDVGCGPGNLTVQLARRWPGASVRGLDSSAEMVAAAPADAGVGFTVANAEEFDATGVDVVVSNAVLQWIPTHRDLLRRWASQLSPGAWMAFGVPANFDAPSHVLMRELAASPPWRHRLAGVLRGTESVADPGEYLDLLAGAGLLADVWQTEYLHVLTGADPVLEWVRGTGLRPVLQALDPASAAEFEREYAALLRQAYPARDYGTPFPFRRTFAVSTLPG, encoded by the coding sequence GTGACCTCGCCCACCTGGGACCCGGCGCAGTACGCCCGGTTCTCCTCCCCCCGGTCTCGCCCCTTCCACGACCTCGTGGCGGCGATCGGGGCGACCGCCCCGCGCACCGTCGTCGACGTCGGCTGCGGGCCGGGGAACCTCACGGTGCAGCTGGCTCGGCGCTGGCCGGGTGCGAGCGTGCGCGGCCTCGACTCCTCCGCGGAGATGGTGGCGGCAGCCCCGGCCGACGCCGGGGTGGGTTTCACCGTGGCGAACGCCGAGGAGTTCGACGCCACCGGGGTCGACGTCGTCGTGTCCAACGCGGTGCTGCAGTGGATCCCGACCCACCGGGACCTGCTGCGGCGGTGGGCCTCCCAGCTCTCCCCCGGCGCCTGGATGGCGTTCGGGGTGCCCGCGAACTTCGACGCCCCCTCGCACGTCCTCATGCGGGAACTGGCGGCCTCCCCGCCGTGGCGGCACCGCCTCGCGGGCGTCCTGCGCGGGACGGAGTCGGTCGCCGACCCCGGTGAGTACCTCGACCTGCTCGCGGGCGCCGGACTGCTGGCCGACGTGTGGCAGACGGAATACCTGCACGTGCTGACCGGTGCGGACCCGGTGCTGGAGTGGGTGCGCGGCACGGGGTTGCGGCCGGTGCTGCAAGCCCTCGACCCGGCGAGCGCCGCGGAGTTCGAGCGCGAGTACGCGGCGCTGCTGCGACAGGCGTACCCGGCGCGGGACTACGGCACGCCGTTCCCGTTCCGGCGGACGTTCGCGGTCTCGACGCTGCCCGGCTGA
- a CDS encoding LysR family transcriptional regulator has translation MDLRQMQYVVALADERQFTRAAALSGVSQSGLSAAIRTLEDELGTALFERSPRSVQPTDAGQALLPFARSMIAQATAARDAVVQATHRLSGTLRVGSEQCLGVVDVSTLLERFHRRFPQVEVHFEQAGSHDLVGRVRDGELDLAFVATTEHLGVLAATELGREPLVLLVPPDHPLAGRAAVDWSDLPASPFIDFVASWGVRPLTDAACAARGVHRRVRFSVGDVHALLDLVNRGLGTAIVPRHVAAKPEAARLSVLAMPADAPQWVVSVVTSAGSSPAPHLLELLELDPAGQPGSVETANVRRNGNGVP, from the coding sequence ATGGACCTCCGGCAGATGCAGTACGTCGTGGCGCTGGCCGACGAGCGGCAGTTCACCCGCGCCGCCGCCCTCAGCGGTGTCTCGCAGTCGGGGCTGTCCGCGGCGATCCGCACCCTCGAGGACGAGCTGGGCACGGCGCTGTTCGAGCGCAGCCCGCGCTCGGTCCAGCCCACCGACGCGGGGCAGGCGCTGCTGCCCTTCGCGCGCAGCATGATCGCCCAGGCGACGGCGGCCCGCGACGCCGTCGTCCAGGCCACCCACCGGTTGTCCGGCACGTTGCGGGTGGGGTCCGAGCAGTGCCTCGGCGTCGTGGACGTCTCGACGCTGCTGGAGCGGTTCCACCGCCGGTTCCCGCAGGTCGAGGTCCACTTCGAGCAGGCCGGCTCGCACGACCTCGTCGGTCGCGTCCGCGACGGCGAGCTCGACCTCGCCTTCGTCGCCACCACCGAGCACCTCGGCGTGCTCGCGGCGACGGAACTGGGCCGTGAACCCCTCGTCCTGCTCGTGCCGCCGGACCACCCCCTCGCCGGCCGCGCCGCCGTCGACTGGTCGGACCTGCCGGCCTCGCCGTTCATCGACTTCGTCGCCTCCTGGGGGGTGCGGCCGCTGACCGACGCGGCGTGCGCCGCCCGCGGGGTGCACCGGCGCGTGCGGTTCTCCGTCGGGGACGTGCACGCCCTCCTCGACCTCGTGAACCGGGGGCTGGGGACCGCGATCGTCCCCCGGCACGTCGCCGCCAAACCCGAGGCGGCCCGGCTGAGCGTCCTCGCGATGCCGGCCGACGCCCCGCAGTGGGTGGTGTCCGTCGTGACGTCGGCGGGCAGCTCCCCGGCCCCGCACCTGCTGGAACTGCTGGAACTCGATCCCGCAGGTCAGCCGGGCAGCGTCGAGACCGCGAACGTCCGCCGGAACGGGAACGGCGTGCCGTAG
- a CDS encoding aldo/keto reductase, whose amino-acid sequence MKQRSLGRPGAPTTRQVSAIGLGAMPLSIEGRPDTDRAIATVHAALDAGVTLIDTADAYHRDANEVGHNEELIARALREHGSSTDDVVVATKGGHLRPGDGSWTKNGDPAYLKDAAKASARRLGVEAIGLYQFHRPDPDVPYADSVGALAELLDEGVIVRAGISNADVDQIEEADRVLGGRLVSVQNQFSPAFRSSLGELEHCASRGISFLPWSPLGGISNAAELGSRHAVFAEVAQAHGVSPQQVTLAWELSLADVVLPIPGSSRPASTTDSLAAADLELSADEIARLSAATTGDAA is encoded by the coding sequence GTGAAGCAGCGCAGCCTCGGGCGTCCCGGCGCCCCCACCACCCGACAGGTCTCCGCCATCGGCCTCGGCGCCATGCCGCTGAGCATCGAGGGCCGCCCCGACACCGACCGCGCGATCGCCACCGTGCACGCCGCCCTCGACGCCGGCGTCACCCTCATCGACACGGCCGACGCCTACCACCGCGACGCGAACGAGGTCGGCCACAACGAGGAGCTCATCGCCCGCGCCCTGCGCGAGCACGGCTCCTCGACCGACGACGTCGTCGTCGCCACCAAGGGCGGGCACCTGCGCCCCGGCGACGGGTCCTGGACGAAGAACGGCGACCCCGCCTACCTCAAGGACGCCGCGAAGGCGTCCGCACGCCGCCTCGGCGTGGAGGCCATCGGCCTCTACCAGTTCCACCGCCCCGATCCGGACGTCCCGTACGCCGACTCCGTCGGCGCACTGGCCGAGCTGCTCGACGAGGGCGTCATCGTCCGCGCCGGCATCTCCAACGCCGACGTCGACCAGATCGAGGAGGCCGACCGCGTCCTCGGCGGCCGCCTCGTCTCGGTGCAGAACCAGTTCTCCCCCGCGTTCCGCAGCAGCCTGGGCGAGCTCGAGCACTGCGCCTCGCGCGGCATCTCGTTCCTGCCCTGGTCTCCGCTGGGCGGCATCTCCAACGCGGCCGAGCTCGGCAGCCGGCACGCGGTGTTCGCCGAGGTCGCGCAGGCCCACGGCGTCAGCCCGCAGCAGGTGACGCTGGCCTGGGAACTCTCCCTCGCCGACGTCGTGCTGCCCATCCCGGGTTCCTCGCGGCCCGCGAGCACCACCGACTCCCTCGCCGCCGCGGACCTGGAACTGTCCGCCGACGAGATCGCCCGCCTGTCCGCCGCGACCACCGGAGACGCCGCGTGA
- a CDS encoding aldo/keto reductase, giving the protein MKTFALGTSDLQVPNVVLGLMRIAEMPDEDIRSLVAAGREVGITMLDHADVYGGSMHRCEERFAQAVQLSSSEREQTIIQSKAGIVPDGPYFDFSHEHIVASVAGSLRALGTDYLDVLLLHRPDALVEPEEVAQAFDELHAAGKVRHFGVSNQTPGQIELLRKHVRQPLVANQLQLSITHAPLVAQGVAANMQGLDQSISRDYGTLDYCRLNDITVQAWSPFQAGFFDGVFLDDDRYPELNVVLDRLAAQYDVPKLAIATAWITRHPANVQVVLGTTNPERVRAAAQGSELPLTRAEWYELYRAAGYTVP; this is encoded by the coding sequence GTGAAGACCTTCGCCCTCGGCACCTCCGACCTGCAGGTGCCCAACGTCGTCCTCGGCCTCATGCGCATCGCGGAGATGCCCGACGAGGACATCCGCTCCCTCGTGGCCGCCGGCCGCGAGGTGGGCATCACGATGCTCGACCACGCCGACGTCTACGGCGGCTCGATGCACCGCTGCGAGGAACGCTTCGCGCAGGCCGTGCAGCTCAGCTCCTCCGAGCGCGAGCAGACGATCATCCAGTCCAAGGCCGGGATCGTCCCCGACGGCCCGTACTTCGACTTCTCCCACGAGCACATCGTCGCCTCGGTGGCCGGCTCGCTGCGCGCGTTGGGCACGGACTACCTCGACGTGCTGCTCCTGCACCGGCCCGACGCCCTCGTCGAACCCGAGGAGGTCGCCCAGGCGTTCGACGAGCTCCACGCCGCGGGCAAGGTCCGGCACTTCGGGGTCTCCAACCAGACCCCGGGCCAGATCGAGCTGCTGCGCAAGCACGTCCGCCAGCCGCTCGTGGCCAACCAGCTGCAGCTGTCCATCACGCACGCCCCGCTCGTCGCGCAGGGCGTGGCGGCGAACATGCAGGGCCTGGACCAGTCGATCTCCCGGGACTACGGGACGCTGGACTACTGCCGCCTGAACGACATCACCGTGCAGGCGTGGTCGCCGTTCCAGGCCGGGTTCTTCGACGGGGTGTTCCTCGACGACGACCGCTACCCCGAGCTGAACGTCGTGCTGGACCGCCTCGCGGCGCAGTACGACGTCCCCAAGCTCGCGATCGCGACGGCGTGGATCACCCGGCACCCGGCGAACGTCCAGGTCGTGCTCGGCACCACGAACCCCGAGCGCGTCCGGGCCGCGGCCCAGGGGTCCGAGCTGCCCCTGACCCGCGCGGAGTGGTACGAGCTGTACCGCGCCGCGGGCTACACGGTCCCGTAA
- a CDS encoding aldo/keto reductase yields the protein MHHTHLGSTGLTVSRIVLGCMSFGDGNEKQTWTLDAEAAEPIFREAVELGITFWDTANVYGRGSSERVTGEAIRKYTRREDVVLATKLFGEMGPGPGQSGLSRRAVLEQVDASLQRLGTDWIDLYQIHRFDPATPVEETMEALHDVVKAGKVRYLGASSMWAWQFAKLQSAADLGGWTRFVSMQNQYSLAQREEEREMFPLLADQGVGSIPWGPLQAGKMARPWSEQGTARAGDEPETDPKGNPVRLDSDKGIVDAIERIAGERGVSMAQVALAWVLRNPVVDAPIVGATKVHHLRDAVAALDVELTDEEVAALEEHYVSRQPTFF from the coding sequence GTGCACCACACCCACCTGGGTTCGACCGGTCTGACCGTGAGCCGGATCGTCCTCGGCTGCATGAGCTTCGGCGACGGCAACGAGAAGCAGACCTGGACCCTGGACGCCGAGGCGGCCGAGCCGATCTTCCGCGAGGCCGTCGAGCTGGGCATCACGTTCTGGGACACCGCCAACGTCTACGGCCGCGGCAGTTCCGAACGCGTCACCGGCGAGGCGATCAGGAAGTACACCCGCCGCGAGGACGTCGTCCTGGCGACCAAGCTGTTCGGGGAGATGGGCCCCGGTCCCGGGCAGTCCGGCCTCTCCCGGCGCGCGGTCCTGGAGCAGGTCGACGCGTCCCTGCAGCGCCTGGGCACCGACTGGATCGACCTCTACCAGATCCACCGCTTCGACCCCGCCACGCCGGTCGAGGAGACGATGGAGGCCCTGCACGACGTGGTGAAGGCGGGCAAGGTCCGCTACCTCGGCGCCTCCAGCATGTGGGCCTGGCAGTTCGCGAAGCTGCAGAGCGCCGCCGACCTGGGGGGCTGGACCCGCTTCGTGTCGATGCAGAACCAGTACAGCCTCGCCCAGCGCGAGGAGGAGCGGGAGATGTTCCCGCTCCTGGCCGACCAGGGCGTCGGCTCGATCCCCTGGGGCCCGTTGCAGGCCGGGAAGATGGCCCGGCCGTGGAGCGAGCAGGGCACGGCGCGCGCCGGGGACGAGCCGGAGACCGACCCCAAGGGCAACCCCGTCCGCCTCGACAGCGACAAGGGCATCGTCGACGCCATCGAGCGGATCGCGGGTGAGCGGGGCGTGTCGATGGCGCAGGTCGCCCTGGCCTGGGTGCTGCGCAACCCCGTCGTCGACGCCCCCATCGTCGGGGCGACGAAGGTGCACCACCTGCGCGACGCCGTCGCGGCCCTCGACGTCGAGCTGACCGACGAGGAGGTCGCGGCGCTGGAGGAGCACTACGTGTCGCGGCAGCCCACGTTCTTCTGA
- a CDS encoding MBL fold metallo-hydrolase yields MGVDVTWLGHSTVTVDVRGPQGRLRVVTDPVLRAGLGHLRRRPRTPAASAWAGCDLALVSHLHHDHLDLPSLRRLRPAVLVTPPGSSDWVRWRLGRPGTHVVEVAVGQTRELPVRGRAVAVTALPAHHAGHRTGSGLSRAPLDAVAVQHLVRVPGAFPERDPGDLLLWAVGDTGEFERSDEVLVAGGRAPDVALVPVGGWGHTLGPHHLDPRQAAELVARVRPGVSVPVHWGTLHPVALGRTMGDRFVEPGRRFVAEAASRGVVGAVQLPVGGSLTL; encoded by the coding sequence GTGGGTGTCGACGTGACGTGGTTGGGGCACTCGACGGTGACGGTCGACGTGCGGGGCCCGCAGGGGCGGTTGCGGGTGGTGACCGACCCGGTGCTGCGAGCGGGGCTGGGGCACCTGCGCCGGCGGCCGCGGACCCCGGCGGCGTCGGCGTGGGCGGGCTGCGACCTCGCGCTCGTCTCGCACCTGCACCACGACCACCTCGACCTGCCGTCGCTGCGCCGCCTGCGCCCCGCCGTCCTGGTCACCCCGCCGGGGTCCTCGGACTGGGTCCGGTGGCGCCTGGGCCGGCCCGGGACCCACGTCGTCGAGGTCGCGGTGGGGCAGACCCGCGAGCTGCCGGTGCGCGGGCGCGCGGTCGCGGTCACCGCGCTGCCGGCCCACCACGCCGGTCACCGCACGGGCAGCGGGCTGAGCCGGGCCCCCCTCGACGCGGTCGCCGTCCAGCACCTCGTGCGGGTCCCGGGCGCGTTCCCCGAGCGCGACCCCGGTGACTTGCTGCTGTGGGCGGTCGGCGACACCGGCGAGTTCGAGCGGTCCGACGAGGTGCTGGTGGCGGGCGGCCGGGCCCCGGACGTCGCCCTCGTGCCCGTCGGGGGCTGGGGCCACACCCTGGGCCCGCACCACCTGGACCCCCGGCAGGCCGCCGAGCTGGTCGCCCGGGTCCGGCCGGGGGTGTCGGTGCCGGTGCACTGGGGGACGCTGCACCCGGTCGCGCTGGGCCGGACGATGGGCGACCGGTTCGTCGAGCCCGGCCGCCGCTTCGTCGCCGAGGCGGCGAGCCGGGGGGTCGTCGGCGCGGTGCAGCTGCCGGTCGGGGGTTCGCTGACCCTGTGA
- a CDS encoding alkaline phosphatase family protein: MRSWFAFTARDTRDLLLSLLPTAFALWISAHLVTGVQVSSPFWLLASAGVLAVGDLLVRPLLGPLVRLLGPLVTVVLGVAVQLLLLHTALTAVPGLELDSLGALWQVYLWTGLVGVVVRWLVGSNDSRWVVSGLLRHRTRHVGDGRPPGLLVVQVDGLSMPLLQFGLHSGTLTTIARWLRQGSHLAEGWRAQLPSTTPASQAGLLHGSTEGIPAFRWWDPELRRVLVANRPADAAVIEGRVRDAARASGRTGLLAGDGASIGNLFSGEAAHAHLVVSTSRAGGSGRPYLRYVARPFVLLRSLILTLGEIVKELYQGWQQRVRRVEPRIPRRGWYVLLRALTNALLRDLNVSLVAQALTDGRPVVFVDFLDYDEVAHHAGVARPESLDALAGIDRVLQTLADVADVAPRQYRVVVVSDHGQAQGPTFAQVSGRHLQDLVTDLLDAADPAHGTHPVVTTAAGEEMRGRVDVLVREFATPGRSERASTRHEAEPAAVHDAVVVATSGCTALLSVPDAPQGRLDLGALRTRWPALVPGLLATPGVGFVAGHERAGGAHEVVVLGPAGRRELVSGRVEGTDPLAALGPRAAVDLLRVMRFGTAPALFVHSAVDPVTGEVHAFEEQVGSHGGLGGWQTEAVLVHPVEWKVDEDLRDRSVPGQAPLVGAATVHDQLVRWMQQVGIRA, encoded by the coding sequence GTGCGTTCCTGGTTCGCCTTCACCGCCCGCGACACGCGGGACCTGCTGCTGTCGCTGCTGCCCACGGCGTTCGCGCTGTGGATCAGCGCGCACCTGGTGACCGGGGTGCAGGTGTCCTCACCGTTCTGGCTGCTCGCCTCGGCGGGCGTCCTGGCCGTCGGCGACCTCCTGGTGCGCCCGCTGCTCGGGCCGCTGGTGAGGTTGCTCGGCCCGTTGGTCACCGTCGTCCTCGGCGTCGCGGTCCAGCTGCTGCTCCTGCACACGGCGCTGACGGCCGTCCCCGGCCTGGAGCTGGACTCCCTGGGCGCGCTGTGGCAGGTCTACCTCTGGACCGGTCTGGTCGGCGTCGTCGTCCGCTGGCTCGTGGGGTCCAACGACAGCCGCTGGGTGGTCTCCGGCCTGCTGCGGCACCGGACCCGGCACGTGGGCGACGGGCGTCCCCCCGGGCTGCTCGTGGTGCAGGTCGACGGCCTGTCGATGCCGTTGCTGCAGTTCGGCCTGCACTCCGGCACCCTGACGACGATCGCGCGCTGGCTGCGGCAGGGCAGCCACCTCGCCGAGGGGTGGCGCGCGCAGCTGCCCTCCACGACCCCCGCCAGCCAGGCCGGTCTGCTGCACGGCAGCACCGAGGGGATCCCCGCGTTCCGCTGGTGGGACCCCGAGCTGCGCCGCGTGCTCGTCGCGAACCGTCCCGCGGACGCCGCGGTCATCGAGGGCCGGGTCCGCGACGCGGCGCGCGCGAGCGGCCGCACCGGCCTGCTCGCCGGGGACGGGGCGAGCATCGGCAACCTCTTCTCCGGTGAGGCCGCGCACGCGCACCTCGTCGTCTCCACCTCCCGCGCCGGGGGGTCCGGCCGGCCCTACCTGCGCTACGTCGCGCGCCCGTTCGTCCTGCTGCGCAGCCTCATCCTGACCCTGGGCGAGATCGTCAAGGAGCTGTACCAGGGGTGGCAGCAGCGGGTCCGCCGCGTCGAACCGCGCATCCCCCGGCGCGGGTGGTACGTCCTGCTGCGCGCCCTGACGAACGCGTTGCTGCGCGACCTCAACGTCTCCCTCGTGGCGCAGGCGCTCACCGACGGCCGACCCGTCGTGTTCGTCGACTTCCTCGACTACGACGAGGTCGCCCACCACGCCGGGGTCGCGCGCCCGGAGTCCCTGGACGCCCTGGCCGGGATCGACCGCGTCCTGCAGACCCTGGCCGACGTGGCCGACGTCGCCCCGCGGCAGTACCGCGTCGTCGTCGTCTCCGACCACGGCCAGGCGCAGGGACCGACGTTCGCCCAGGTCAGCGGCCGGCACCTGCAAGACCTCGTCACCGACCTCCTCGACGCGGCGGACCCCGCGCACGGGACCCACCCCGTCGTCACGACGGCGGCCGGTGAGGAGATGCGCGGGCGCGTGGACGTCCTCGTCCGGGAGTTCGCCACCCCGGGGCGCTCCGAACGCGCCAGCACCCGGCACGAGGCCGAACCCGCCGCCGTCCACGACGCCGTGGTCGTGGCAACGTCCGGCTGCACGGCCCTGCTGTCCGTGCCCGACGCCCCGCAGGGCCGGCTCGACCTCGGCGCGCTGCGCACGAGGTGGCCCGCGCTCGTGCCGGGGCTGCTGGCGACGCCGGGGGTCGGTTTCGTCGCCGGGCACGAGCGGGCCGGCGGTGCGCACGAGGTGGTCGTCCTCGGACCGGCGGGGCGGCGCGAGCTGGTCTCCGGGCGGGTCGAGGGGACGGACCCGCTGGCCGCGCTGGGGCCGCGGGCGGCCGTGGACCTGCTGCGGGTCATGCGCTTCGGCACCGCCCCGGCGTTGTTCGTGCACTCCGCGGTCGACCCCGTGACGGGGGAGGTGCACGCCTTCGAGGAGCAGGTCGGCTCGCACGGCGGCCTGGGCGGCTGGCAGACCGAGGCCGTCCTCGTGCACCCCGTGGAGTGGAAGGTCGACGAGGACCTGCGCGACCGCAGCGTGCCCGGCCAGGCCCCGCTCGTGGGGGCCGCGACCGTGCACGACCAGCTCGTGCGCTGGATGCAGCAGGTCGGGATCCGGGCGTGA
- the era gene encoding GTPase Era, translated as MTEQNASAPQARPHRSGFACLVGRPNAGKSTLTNALVGQKVAITSSRPQTTRHTVRGIVHRRDAQLVLVDTPGLHRPRTLLGQRLNDLVHETLAEVDVVALTVPADERIGPGDRFIADALGAVPRSTKVALVTKTDKASRQQVAEQLMAVAALGEEVLGGFADVVPASAVTGEQVDVVADVLLSHLPEGPRLYPDGELTDEPETVMVAELVREAALEGVRDELPHSLAVVVEEMAEGDNGVLTVFVWLYVERESQKGIVIGRGGARLKDVGTRARRQIEALLGTRVHLDLRVKVAKDWQRDPKQLQRLGF; from the coding sequence ATGACTGAGCAGAACGCGTCCGCACCCCAGGCCCGGCCGCACCGGTCCGGTTTCGCCTGCCTCGTCGGGCGGCCCAACGCGGGCAAGTCGACGCTGACGAACGCGCTCGTGGGGCAGAAGGTCGCCATCACCAGCTCCCGGCCGCAGACGACCCGGCACACCGTGCGCGGCATCGTGCACCGCCGGGACGCCCAGCTCGTCCTCGTCGACACCCCCGGGCTGCACCGCCCGCGCACCCTGCTCGGCCAGCGGCTCAACGACCTCGTCCACGAGACCCTCGCCGAGGTCGACGTCGTCGCCCTGACGGTCCCCGCGGACGAGCGGATCGGCCCCGGGGACCGGTTCATCGCGGACGCCCTCGGCGCGGTGCCCCGTTCCACGAAGGTCGCCCTCGTCACCAAGACGGACAAGGCGTCCAGGCAGCAGGTCGCCGAGCAGCTGATGGCGGTCGCCGCCCTCGGCGAGGAGGTCCTCGGCGGGTTCGCCGACGTCGTGCCCGCCTCCGCCGTCACCGGCGAGCAGGTCGACGTCGTCGCCGACGTCCTGCTCTCGCACCTGCCGGAGGGCCCGCGGCTGTACCCCGACGGGGAGCTCACCGACGAACCCGAGACCGTCATGGTCGCCGAGCTCGTCCGCGAGGCGGCGCTGGAGGGCGTGCGCGACGAGCTGCCGCACTCCCTGGCCGTGGTGGTGGAGGAGATGGCCGAGGGGGACAACGGTGTCCTGACCGTCTTCGTCTGGCTCTACGTCGAGCGCGAGTCGCAGAAGGGCATCGTCATCGGCCGCGGCGGTGCCCGCCTCAAGGACGTCGGGACCCGCGCCCGCCGCCAGATCGAGGCCCTGCTCGGCACGCGCGTCCACCTCGACCTGCGCGTCAAGGTCGCCAAGGACTGGCAGCGCGACCCCAAGCAGCTGCAGCGGCTCGGGTTCTGA
- a CDS encoding hemolysin family protein gives MGAPAGPLLVLALVLVVAAGLIAAAESAIAGTSRRRARDLVEDGRRGAPALARVLETAAPVIAVCTLLRVVLETLAAVCVTVVVASWVDSWFLVVLLAGLGMSALDFVLVGVGPRTLGRLHAEFVGLLAAPVLAPLTTVLGPVARGLVAVGNAVTPGRGLRHGPFGSEAELREIVELAGETSVIEAGEHRMIHSVFELGETLAREVMVPRTDVVTTRRGTGLHEAEALFLRSGFSRMPVVGDDADEVLGVVYLKDIARRFHADPTGARAVRVEDVARPAVFVPDSLPVDDLMRQMQRDNVHVAVVVDEYGGTAGLVTIEDIIEEIVGEISDEYDRARPEVETLPDGGFRVSSRLHVEDLGELFEREIADDDVDTVGGLLAKTLGEVLVPGAVAEVHGLRLEADGREGRRNQVRTVLVHRLPELEPELVDDRAGGREDD, from the coding sequence GTGGGCGCCCCCGCCGGGCCCCTGCTCGTGCTGGCCCTCGTCCTCGTGGTGGCCGCCGGGCTCATCGCCGCCGCCGAGTCCGCGATCGCGGGCACGTCGCGGCGCCGGGCCCGCGACCTCGTCGAGGACGGCCGGCGGGGCGCCCCGGCGCTGGCCCGCGTGCTCGAGACCGCCGCGCCGGTCATCGCCGTGTGCACCCTCCTGCGCGTCGTGCTCGAGACGCTCGCGGCCGTCTGCGTCACGGTGGTCGTCGCGAGCTGGGTCGACTCGTGGTTCCTCGTGGTGCTCCTGGCCGGCCTGGGCATGTCCGCGCTCGACTTCGTCCTCGTGGGCGTCGGCCCGCGCACCCTGGGCCGGTTGCACGCCGAGTTCGTGGGCCTGCTGGCCGCCCCGGTCCTGGCCCCGCTGACGACGGTCCTCGGGCCGGTGGCGCGGGGCCTGGTCGCCGTCGGCAACGCCGTCACCCCCGGCCGCGGGCTGCGGCACGGACCGTTCGGCTCCGAGGCCGAGCTGCGCGAGATCGTCGAGCTGGCGGGGGAGACGTCGGTCATCGAGGCCGGTGAGCACCGCATGATCCACTCGGTGTTCGAGCTGGGCGAGACGCTGGCCCGCGAGGTCATGGTGCCGCGCACCGACGTCGTCACCACGCGCCGCGGCACCGGGTTGCACGAGGCCGAGGCGCTGTTCCTGCGCTCGGGCTTCTCCCGCATGCCGGTCGTCGGGGACGACGCCGACGAGGTCCTCGGCGTCGTCTACCTCAAGGACATCGCCCGCCGCTTCCACGCCGACCCGACGGGCGCGCGCGCCGTGCGCGTCGAGGACGTGGCCCGGCCGGCGGTGTTCGTCCCGGACAGCCTGCCCGTCGACGACCTCATGCGGCAGATGCAGCGCGACAACGTCCACGTCGCCGTCGTCGTCGACGAGTACGGCGGGACGGCCGGCCTGGTGACGATCGAGGACATCATCGAGGAGATCGTCGGGGAGATCTCCGACGAGTACGACCGCGCCCGCCCCGAGGTGGAGACGTTGCCCGACGGGGGGTTCCGCGTCTCCTCGCGCCTGCACGTGGAGGACCTCGGGGAGCTGTTCGAGCGCGAGATCGCCGACGACGACGTCGACACCGTCGGCGGGCTGCTCGCCAAGACCCTCGGGGAGGTCCTCGTCCCCGGCGCCGTCGCCGAGGTCCACGGCCTGCGGCTGGAGGCCGACGGGCGCGAGGGCCGACGCAACCAGGTGCGGACGGTCCTCGTCCACCGCCTGCCCGAACTCGAGCCAGAACTGGTCGACGACCGCGCCGGAGGGCGAGAAGATGACTGA
- the ybeY gene encoding rRNA maturation RNase YbeY, translated as MSIEVVDESSFAAGRGVDTVEVSHLARYVLEEMRVHPLAELSVLMVDVEAMSRLHVQWMDEEGATDVMSFPMDQLRPGREGGTSEPGLLGDVVVCPEVAASQARASGHATADEVLLLVTHGILHLLGYDHAEPDEEREMFTLQRRLVLGFLARIGRPGDPTPTVGHRALPSGD; from the coding sequence GTGAGCATCGAGGTCGTCGACGAGAGCTCCTTCGCGGCCGGCCGGGGGGTGGACACCGTCGAGGTGTCGCACCTGGCCCGGTACGTGCTGGAGGAGATGCGGGTCCACCCGCTCGCCGAGCTGTCCGTCCTCATGGTCGACGTCGAGGCGATGTCCCGGCTGCACGTGCAGTGGATGGACGAGGAGGGCGCGACCGACGTCATGTCCTTCCCGATGGACCAGCTGCGGCCGGGCCGGGAGGGCGGCACCAGCGAGCCGGGGCTGCTCGGCGACGTCGTCGTGTGCCCGGAGGTCGCCGCCTCCCAGGCCAGGGCGTCCGGTCACGCGACGGCCGACGAGGTCCTGCTCCTGGTGACCCACGGCATCCTGCACCTGCTCGGCTACGACCACGCCGAACCCGACGAGGAACGCGAGATGTTCACCCTGCAGCGCCGGCTCGTGCTGGGCTTCCTGGCCCGCATCGGTCGTCCGGGCGACCCGACCCCCACGGTCGGGCACCGCGCGCTGCCCTCTGGGGACTGA